Proteins co-encoded in one Streptomyces sp. NBC_01283 genomic window:
- a CDS encoding PAC2 family protein, which produces MIELEGVPELVDPVMVAAFEGWNDAGDAASTAVAHLDKEWKGEVFAALDAEDYYDFQVNRPTVFLEGGVRKITWPTTRLSVVRVGGDKPRDLVLVRGIEPSMRWRSFCNEILGFAHELGVELVVVLGALLGDTPHTRPVPVSGVTSDPDLARTMDLEETKYEGPTGIVGILQEACTHAGVPAVSLWAAVPHYVSQPPNPKATLALLNRLEDLIGLRIPLGDLAEDARAWQVGVDQLAAEDSEVAEYVQSLEEARDTAELPEATGEAIAREFERYLRRRDGGGPPQPGGHATEGGDASPYLRDSPGGDRTRPPKPQTRPDTETGPGPGTGTGPGPESGEETSGESGPADSSED; this is translated from the coding sequence GTGATCGAGCTCGAGGGGGTTCCCGAGCTGGTCGACCCGGTCATGGTGGCCGCGTTCGAGGGCTGGAACGACGCCGGCGACGCCGCCTCCACCGCGGTCGCGCATCTCGACAAGGAGTGGAAGGGCGAGGTCTTCGCGGCACTGGACGCCGAGGACTACTACGACTTCCAGGTCAACCGCCCCACGGTCTTCCTGGAAGGCGGCGTCCGCAAGATCACCTGGCCGACGACCCGGCTCTCGGTGGTCCGTGTGGGCGGCGACAAGCCGCGTGACCTCGTGCTGGTGCGCGGGATCGAGCCGTCGATGCGCTGGCGGTCGTTCTGCAACGAGATCCTGGGCTTCGCCCATGAGCTGGGCGTGGAGCTGGTGGTGGTCCTGGGCGCGCTGCTCGGTGACACCCCGCACACCCGCCCCGTCCCGGTGAGCGGCGTCACCTCCGACCCGGACCTGGCGCGCACCATGGACCTGGAAGAAACGAAGTACGAGGGTCCGACGGGCATCGTCGGCATCCTTCAGGAGGCGTGCACGCATGCGGGCGTCCCGGCGGTCAGCCTGTGGGCGGCCGTCCCGCACTACGTCTCGCAGCCGCCCAACCCGAAGGCCACGCTCGCCCTCCTGAACCGCCTGGAGGACCTGATCGGCCTGCGGATCCCGCTGGGTGACCTCGCCGAGGACGCGCGCGCCTGGCAGGTGGGCGTGGACCAGCTCGCGGCCGAGGACAGCGAGGTCGCCGAGTACGTCCAGTCGCTTGAGGAGGCGCGGGACACGGCCGAGCTGCCCGAGGCGACCGGTGAGGCGATCGCCCGAGAGTTCGAGCGCTATCTGCGGCGGCGCGACGGCGGCGGCCCGCCGCAGCCCGGCGGCCATGCCACGGAGGGCGGCGACGCATCGCCGTATCTGCGCGACAGCCCCGGCGGCGACCGCACACGGCCGCCGAAGCCGCAGACGCGTCCGGACACGGAGACGGGACCGGGCCCCGGAACAGGGACGGGACCGGGGCCGGAGTCCGGCGAAGAGACCAGCGGCGAATCCGGACCCGCTGATTCCTCCGAGGACTGA
- a CDS encoding FadR/GntR family transcriptional regulator produces MAVTDEAIEKIKGMIVSGALRPGDRLPKESELAADLGLSRNSLREAVRALSLIRILDVRQGDGTYVTSLDPQLLLEALSFVVDFHRDDTVLEFLAVRRILEPAATAMASTHITEAELDVLSAQLDALGPAPSVEELVACDLEFHRGIVQSSGNSVLCSLLDGLSGPTTRARIWRGLTQEDAVSRTLHEHRAILTALRDRDAEAARSWATVHIASVEQWLRSTL; encoded by the coding sequence ATGGCTGTCACCGACGAAGCCATCGAAAAGATCAAGGGCATGATCGTCTCCGGCGCGCTGCGCCCCGGCGACCGGCTGCCCAAGGAGAGTGAACTCGCCGCCGACCTGGGCCTTTCACGCAACTCCCTGCGTGAGGCGGTGCGCGCCCTCTCGCTGATCCGCATCCTCGACGTACGGCAGGGCGACGGTACGTACGTCACGAGCCTGGACCCGCAGCTCCTCCTCGAAGCGTTGAGCTTCGTCGTCGACTTCCACCGCGACGACACGGTCCTGGAGTTCCTCGCGGTGCGCCGCATCCTGGAGCCGGCGGCCACGGCGATGGCGAGCACGCACATCACCGAGGCCGAACTCGACGTGCTGAGCGCCCAGCTGGACGCCCTGGGGCCCGCACCCTCGGTGGAGGAACTGGTCGCCTGCGACCTGGAGTTCCACCGGGGCATCGTGCAGTCCTCCGGCAACTCGGTGCTCTGCTCGCTCCTCGACGGCCTCTCCGGACCCACCACCCGGGCCCGCATCTGGCGCGGCCTCACCCAGGAGGACGCCGTCAGCCGCACCCTGCACGAGCACCGCGCGATCCTCACCGCGCTGCGCGACCGCGACGCCGAGGCGGCCAGGTCATGGGCGACGGTGCACATCGCGAGCGTGGAGCAGTGGCTGCGCTCGACGCTGTGA
- a CDS encoding MarR family winged helix-turn-helix transcriptional regulator, whose protein sequence is MAGKKSAGAQRDAVASIIEDWARERPDLDTAPLEVLARLHRTFLRYNTRLTTAIERHGLAVAGFDVLTALRRAGAPYRLTAGQLADSGLVSSAGVTLRIDRLEKDGLIVRERDAEDRRVVYSRLTDTGLAKIDEVFAEHLDNERRMLGGLTPAECRQLARLMSKLERSITDSDAPDEAEA, encoded by the coding sequence ATGGCCGGGAAGAAGTCGGCGGGGGCCCAGCGGGACGCGGTCGCATCGATCATCGAGGACTGGGCGAGGGAACGGCCGGATCTCGACACCGCGCCCCTGGAGGTCCTCGCGCGGCTGCATCGGACCTTCCTGCGCTACAACACCAGGCTCACCACGGCGATCGAGCGGCACGGCCTCGCGGTCGCCGGGTTCGACGTGCTGACCGCGCTGCGCAGGGCAGGGGCGCCCTACCGGCTCACGGCGGGCCAGCTCGCCGACTCCGGTCTCGTCTCGTCGGCCGGGGTGACGCTGCGCATCGACCGCCTGGAGAAGGACGGTCTCATCGTGCGCGAGCGCGACGCCGAGGACCGCCGCGTCGTCTACTCACGGCTCACCGACACGGGCCTCGCCAAGATCGACGAGGTGTTCGCCGAGCATCTCGACAACGAACGCCGGATGCTCGGCGGACTCACCCCGGCCGAGTGCCGCCAGCTGGCCCGTCTGATGTCCAAGCTGGAACGGTCGATCACCGACTCCGACGCACCTGACGAAGCAGAGGCCTGA
- a CDS encoding Rieske 2Fe-2S domain-containing protein, with translation MTTLTGPTASADRIYATGLRNQWHPVVPSHFVAPGAMRKVTALGEQWLLFRRSDGALSMLADRCPHRGAPLSLGKHLGDRVACWYHGVEIETDGTVSSVPGLPGCNLEGKKLVTSLPVRETGGAILAYFGDEKHPEPAELTLPEPLTDPEVDAILCYAEWEGPWRFAVENLLDPMHGAFLHHESHTMYDGDTTAKFRIRETDRGYFFEKTDQRGVNFDWVELCRTGVDWVDLTIPYPPSAGPGGPFGIVGMVCPVDENRTGVFFWRYRRVRGWQRDTWRFLYRTLIEERHWQVLEQDRVMLEAMPADADQRENLYQHDLGVVRLRRMYRAEAEAQAAAS, from the coding sequence ATGACCACCCTGACCGGCCCGACCGCTTCCGCCGACCGCATCTACGCGACCGGCCTGCGCAACCAGTGGCACCCCGTCGTCCCCTCGCACTTCGTCGCCCCCGGCGCCATGCGCAAGGTCACCGCCCTCGGCGAGCAGTGGCTGCTCTTCCGCCGCTCCGACGGCGCCCTGTCGATGCTCGCCGACCGCTGCCCGCACCGCGGGGCGCCCCTCTCGCTGGGGAAACACCTCGGCGACCGGGTGGCCTGCTGGTACCACGGCGTGGAGATCGAGACGGACGGCACCGTCTCCTCCGTACCGGGTCTGCCCGGCTGCAACCTGGAGGGCAAGAAACTGGTCACGTCGCTGCCCGTGCGGGAGACCGGCGGCGCGATCCTCGCGTACTTCGGCGACGAGAAGCACCCGGAACCGGCCGAACTGACGCTGCCGGAGCCGCTCACCGACCCCGAGGTCGACGCGATCCTCTGCTACGCGGAGTGGGAAGGACCCTGGCGGTTCGCTGTGGAGAACCTCCTCGACCCGATGCACGGCGCCTTCCTGCACCACGAGTCGCACACGATGTACGACGGCGACACCACCGCCAAGTTCCGCATCCGGGAGACGGACCGCGGCTACTTCTTCGAGAAGACCGACCAGCGTGGCGTCAACTTCGACTGGGTGGAGCTGTGCCGCACCGGCGTGGACTGGGTCGACCTGACCATCCCGTACCCGCCGTCGGCCGGTCCCGGCGGGCCGTTCGGGATCGTCGGCATGGTCTGCCCGGTCGACGAGAACCGCACCGGAGTGTTCTTCTGGCGCTACCGCCGCGTGCGGGGCTGGCAGCGCGACACCTGGCGCTTCCTCTACAGGACCCTCATCGAGGAGCGCCATTGGCAGGTCCTCGAACAGGACCGGGTGATGCTGGAGGCGATGCCGGCCGACGCCGACCAGCGCGAGAACCTCTACCAGCACGACCTGGGCGTGGTCAGGCTGCGCCGGATGTACCGCGCGGAGGCGGAGGCTCAGGCCGCCGCCTCGTAG
- a CDS encoding recombinase-like helix-turn-helix domain-containing protein: MTTATPTWPYLEVHQSRTREPTPYEYKLAATLEEVFTKEGHELSDVVRGLNARQVHAPDGAPWTEESFRAEMNRLGA, translated from the coding sequence GTGACCACCGCGACCCCCACCTGGCCGTACCTGGAAGTGCACCAGTCCCGGACGCGCGAGCCGACCCCCTACGAGTACAAGCTCGCCGCCACCCTCGAAGAGGTCTTCACCAAGGAGGGCCATGAACTTTCCGATGTGGTGCGCGGCTTGAACGCCCGTCAGGTCCACGCGCCCGACGGCGCCCCCTGGACCGAGGAGTCCTTCCGTGCCGAGATGAACCGACTGGGAGCGTGA
- a CDS encoding 2Fe-2S iron-sulfur cluster-binding protein, with the protein MADSELTLLVRRMTWEADGVLSVELAHPDGKPLPAWTPGAHLDLHTGGHVRQYSLCGDPRNVSAYRIGVLNEASSRGGSRYVHTELRPGQTVTASEPRNHFALEDAPGYLFVAGGIGVTPLLAMAREAARRGADWRMVYGGRNRGSMAFTDELAALDGGLSVVPQDEHGHIDLAAALDGLPESTLVYCCGPEPLLAAVEARCPADRLRVERFAAPVVEHTGDDAAFEVECRRSGVTLSVDEGTSVLQAAEAAGLSVTSSCQEGICGSCETRVLDGTPDHRDFLLSEAEHAANTSMMICVSRCASGRLVLDL; encoded by the coding sequence ATGGCCGACAGTGAACTGACGCTGCTCGTACGCCGCATGACCTGGGAGGCGGACGGAGTGCTCTCCGTCGAGCTCGCCCACCCGGACGGCAAGCCGCTGCCCGCCTGGACCCCCGGCGCGCACCTCGACCTCCACACGGGCGGGCACGTACGTCAGTACAGCCTGTGCGGCGACCCGCGGAACGTGTCCGCGTACCGCATCGGCGTCCTCAACGAGGCTTCCTCGCGCGGTGGTTCGCGGTACGTGCACACCGAGCTGCGCCCCGGCCAGACGGTCACCGCCTCCGAGCCGCGCAACCACTTCGCCCTGGAGGACGCACCCGGTTATCTCTTCGTCGCGGGCGGCATCGGCGTCACCCCGCTCCTCGCCATGGCCCGCGAGGCCGCGCGGCGCGGGGCCGACTGGCGCATGGTGTACGGCGGGCGCAACCGGGGCTCGATGGCGTTCACCGATGAACTGGCGGCCTTGGACGGTGGTTTGAGCGTCGTACCGCAGGACGAGCACGGGCACATCGACCTCGCAGCTGCCCTCGACGGGCTGCCCGAGAGCACGCTCGTGTACTGCTGCGGTCCCGAGCCGCTGCTCGCGGCCGTGGAGGCGCGCTGCCCGGCGGACCGGCTGCGCGTGGAGCGGTTCGCCGCGCCCGTCGTGGAGCACACCGGGGACGACGCGGCGTTCGAGGTGGAGTGCCGTCGCTCCGGCGTGACCCTCTCCGTCGACGAGGGCACCTCGGTCCTCCAGGCCGCCGAGGCCGCGGGCCTGAGCGTCACCAGCTCCTGCCAGGAAGGCATCTGCGGCAGCTGCGAGACCCGTGTGCTCGACGGCACGCCCGACCACCGCGACTTCCTGCTCAGCGAGGCCGAGCACGCGGCCAACACCTCGATGATGATCTGCGTCTCGCGGTGCGCGTCCGGCCGTCTCGTCCTCGACCTGTGA
- a CDS encoding thiamine pyrophosphate-binding protein encodes MHYATGGDLLVAVLRELGIDTVFGIVSVHNLPLVEAVDRELRFVPVRHEATAVNAADAYGRARGSLGCALTSTGTGAGNAAGSLVEALSAGTSVLHVTGQVESEFLGSGRGFIHETKDQLGMLRAVSTYAATIPSAADAGRLLRDAARAALASPGGPASVEWPVDLQYAAQTDAAEPVSAQVLPHPAASELDSARALLASAERPLVWAGGGATRARAELAELLHATGAGLLTSNSGRGAVPEDHPQVIGNFATTPAARALLADADLLLTVGTHFRSNETADYGLALPEAHIQIDIDAAALGRVYPARHALRGHAPDVLTALLPHARRADESWTRRVAAVRADVRATLHDNIGPQAAICDAIRAALPREAVVARDVTIPSSSWGNRLLEMYDPRDNVFPRGGGIGQGLGMGIGAALARPDAPTVVLAGDGGLAVHLGELLTLAQERPRLTLIVFNDGGYGVLRNMQDRYSERRSGVDLATPDFELLARACGLPYARIAAEEHAQPVIGHAVASDGPTLVEVDLARLGPMKNPFTPPVKIPGQ; translated from the coding sequence ATGCATTACGCCACCGGCGGCGATCTCCTCGTCGCCGTCCTGCGGGAACTCGGCATCGACACGGTCTTCGGGATCGTCAGCGTGCACAATCTGCCGCTGGTCGAGGCGGTCGACCGGGAGCTGCGCTTCGTTCCGGTACGTCACGAGGCGACCGCGGTGAACGCGGCCGACGCCTATGGCCGTGCGCGCGGCTCCCTGGGCTGCGCGCTCACCTCGACGGGCACGGGCGCGGGCAACGCGGCCGGATCCCTGGTCGAGGCCCTCAGCGCGGGCACCTCCGTCCTGCACGTCACCGGTCAGGTGGAGAGCGAGTTCCTGGGCAGCGGCCGTGGCTTCATCCACGAGACCAAGGACCAGCTGGGCATGCTCCGGGCGGTCTCCACGTACGCGGCGACCATTCCTTCGGCGGCGGACGCGGGCCGCCTCCTGCGCGACGCGGCCCGGGCGGCCCTCGCCTCGCCGGGCGGTCCCGCGAGCGTGGAGTGGCCGGTCGACCTGCAGTACGCGGCCCAGACCGATGCCGCCGAACCGGTGAGCGCGCAGGTCCTCCCCCACCCTGCCGCGAGTGAACTGGACTCGGCACGGGCCCTGTTGGCGTCCGCCGAGCGTCCCCTCGTCTGGGCGGGCGGCGGCGCCACCCGTGCGCGCGCCGAGCTCGCCGAGCTGCTCCACGCCACCGGCGCGGGACTGCTCACCTCCAACTCCGGCCGTGGTGCCGTGCCCGAGGACCACCCCCAGGTCATCGGGAACTTCGCCACCACCCCGGCCGCCCGCGCCCTCCTCGCGGACGCGGACCTGCTGCTGACCGTCGGCACGCACTTCCGGTCCAACGAGACCGCCGACTACGGGCTCGCGCTGCCCGAGGCGCACATCCAGATCGACATCGACGCCGCCGCCCTCGGCCGCGTGTATCCGGCACGGCACGCCCTGCGCGGTCACGCTCCCGACGTGCTCACGGCCCTGCTGCCGCACGCCCGCCGCGCCGACGAGAGCTGGACCCGCCGTGTCGCCGCCGTCCGCGCCGACGTCCGGGCCACCCTGCACGACAACATCGGCCCGCAGGCCGCGATCTGCGACGCCATCCGTGCCGCGCTGCCCCGCGAGGCGGTCGTGGCCCGCGACGTGACCATCCCGTCCAGCAGCTGGGGCAACCGGCTCCTGGAGATGTACGACCCCCGCGACAACGTCTTCCCGCGCGGCGGCGGCATCGGACAGGGGCTCGGCATGGGCATCGGCGCGGCGCTCGCGCGGCCCGACGCGCCCACCGTCGTCCTCGCGGGGGACGGCGGGCTCGCCGTCCACCTGGGCGAACTGCTCACGCTCGCCCAGGAGCGGCCGCGCCTCACCCTGATCGTCTTCAACGACGGCGGGTACGGCGTGCTGCGCAACATGCAGGACCGCTACAGCGAGCGGCGCTCCGGCGTTGATCTCGCCACGCCGGACTTCGAACTCCTCGCCCGGGCATGCGGCCTGCCCTACGCCAGGATCGCCGCCGAGGAACACGCGCAGCCCGTGATCGGCCACGCCGTCGCGTCCGACGGGCCGACCCTCGTCGAGGTCGACCTGGCCCGCCTGGGACCGATGAAGAACCCGTTCACCCCGCCCGTCAAGATCCCCGGCCAGTGA
- a CDS encoding SDR family oxidoreductase has product MDLGLADRTVLVTGGSSGVGLATVRALLDEGACVATCGRDAERLGKAAASLGGGDRLLTGVCDVRDADAVREFTRHAADTFGSVDGLVNNAGQSRMKGLDESTADDWRDELELKFAGVLNPLHAARPYLAASDAASVVNVNAVLAKQPEPRLITTSAARAGILNLSKSLATELAPQGIRVNSVCLGLVDTGQWTRRHAAAASGLSYEDWQAELAADRGIALGRLGRAEEVAYAIVALLSPRASYTTGTSIDVCGGVGRGIL; this is encoded by the coding sequence ATGGATCTGGGCCTCGCCGACCGGACCGTCCTGGTCACCGGCGGCAGCTCGGGCGTCGGCCTGGCCACGGTCCGCGCCCTGCTCGACGAGGGCGCGTGCGTCGCGACCTGCGGACGTGACGCCGAGCGGCTCGGGAAGGCCGCGGCCTCGCTCGGCGGCGGCGACCGGCTGCTCACGGGCGTGTGCGACGTGCGCGACGCGGACGCCGTGCGGGAGTTCACGCGGCATGCGGCGGACACCTTCGGCTCGGTCGACGGGCTGGTCAACAACGCCGGGCAGTCCCGCATGAAGGGCCTCGACGAGTCGACCGCCGACGACTGGCGCGACGAACTGGAGCTGAAGTTCGCCGGGGTCCTCAATCCCCTGCACGCGGCCCGCCCGTACCTGGCCGCCTCGGACGCGGCGAGCGTCGTGAACGTGAACGCGGTGCTCGCCAAGCAGCCCGAGCCCCGCCTCATCACCACCAGCGCGGCCCGCGCGGGCATCCTCAACCTCTCCAAGTCCCTGGCCACGGAGCTCGCCCCTCAGGGCATCCGCGTCAACTCGGTCTGTCTGGGCCTGGTCGACACCGGCCAGTGGACCCGCCGGCACGCCGCCGCCGCTTCCGGCCTCAGTTACGAGGACTGGCAGGCGGAGCTCGCGGCGGACCGGGGCATCGCCCTCGGCCGGCTGGGCCGCGCGGAGGAAGTCGCGTACGCGATCGTCGCGCTGCTCTCGCCCCGCGCCTCCTACACCACCGGCACCAGCATCGACGTCTGCGGCGGCGTCGGCCGCGGCATCCTCTGA
- a CDS encoding SDR family oxidoreductase, giving the protein MTDDRTVVITGAGRGLGLAMARRVGEDGFRVVVAEVDPALGARAVAELRAEGLDAHFVRCDVGDPASVKELAAAVRDLGPLYGLVNNAALANGVGGKEFQDIDVEVWDRLMAVNARGPWLVAKALHPLFRSPGRIVNIASDAALYGSPRLAHYIASKGAVIALTRAMARELGEKGITVNAVAPGLTEVEATETVPAERHALYRGNRAISRPQQPDDLVGLVSFLLSEESRYLTGQVVAVNGGFTMN; this is encoded by the coding sequence GTGACTGACGACCGCACCGTCGTCATCACCGGCGCGGGCCGTGGCCTGGGACTCGCCATGGCCCGCCGGGTGGGCGAGGACGGCTTCCGGGTCGTCGTCGCGGAGGTGGATCCCGCGCTCGGCGCGCGGGCCGTCGCGGAGCTGCGGGCCGAGGGCCTCGACGCGCACTTCGTGCGGTGCGATGTGGGCGACCCGGCGTCGGTGAAGGAACTGGCCGCCGCAGTACGGGACTTGGGGCCGCTTTACGGCCTGGTCAACAATGCCGCGCTCGCCAACGGCGTCGGCGGCAAGGAGTTCCAGGACATCGACGTCGAGGTGTGGGACCGGCTGATGGCGGTCAACGCCCGCGGCCCCTGGCTGGTCGCCAAGGCCCTGCACCCGCTGTTCCGCTCCCCCGGCCGCATCGTCAACATCGCGTCGGACGCGGCCCTTTACGGGTCTCCGCGGCTGGCCCACTACATCGCCTCCAAGGGTGCGGTCATCGCACTGACCCGGGCGATGGCGCGTGAGCTGGGCGAGAAGGGCATCACCGTGAACGCGGTGGCGCCGGGCCTGACCGAGGTCGAGGCCACCGAGACGGTGCCGGCGGAGCGGCACGCGCTCTACCGGGGCAACCGGGCGATCTCGCGCCCGCAGCAGCCGGACGACCTCGTCGGGCTCGTCTCCTTCCTCCTCTCCGAGGAGTCCCGCTATCTCACCGGACAAGTGGTCGCCGTCAACGGCGGCTTCACCATGAACTGA
- a CDS encoding cupin domain-containing protein produces the protein MPLTTTEYDNGGDLGKYTDSLIATKESRVADFSTLSFQEKAGPQYRRGQIRYVGSGATGNHENDSRILPSGGFTFSNMLLPPGAEGPEHTHHDVEEAFFVLEGQVKVGIHRGSDEAEYRTLGYRDMIVVPAGVARSLKNEGDTDALFCVVIGTRKPQVPTYPEHSPMHGVTRD, from the coding sequence ATGCCTCTGACCACCACCGAATACGACAACGGCGGCGACCTCGGCAAGTACACCGACTCGCTGATCGCCACCAAGGAGTCCCGTGTCGCGGACTTCAGCACGCTGTCCTTCCAGGAGAAGGCGGGCCCGCAGTACCGCCGCGGCCAGATCCGTTACGTCGGCTCCGGCGCGACCGGCAATCACGAGAACGACAGCCGCATCCTGCCCTCCGGCGGCTTCACCTTCTCCAACATGCTCCTGCCGCCCGGCGCCGAGGGCCCCGAGCACACCCACCACGACGTCGAGGAGGCCTTCTTCGTCCTGGAGGGGCAGGTCAAGGTGGGCATCCACCGGGGCTCCGACGAGGCCGAGTACCGCACGCTCGGCTACCGCGACATGATCGTCGTCCCGGCGGGCGTGGCCCGCTCCCTGAAGAACGAGGGCGACACCGACGCACTGTTCTGCGTCGTCATCGGCACGCGGAAGCCGCAGGTGCCGACGTACCCCGAGCACTCGCCGATGCACGGCGTCACCCGTGACTGA
- a CDS encoding alpha/beta fold hydrolase, with translation MTAVLVEESGERGPLLLCLHGIGSSSAAFAPQLAELSAYVRVVAWDAPGYAKSPDPEGPLDLDGFADAAAGLIRERGASAHVLGVSWGGVIALRLAARHPELVDSLIVADSSAGSGTDPAKADAMRQRAAELAELGPQAFAERRGPRLVSPDAPPQLVRRVVDTMAASVRLPGYAYAAESMADADLRPEIPGITAPALVLCGDQDRVTGVEASQAIAGALHKTAYVIVKDAGHLANQERPEAFNAWVLSHLRITARIPE, from the coding sequence GTGACCGCCGTCCTTGTGGAGGAGTCCGGCGAGCGGGGCCCTCTCCTGCTCTGTCTGCACGGCATCGGCTCCTCGTCGGCCGCGTTCGCACCGCAGCTCGCCGAGCTGTCCGCGTACGTGCGGGTCGTGGCCTGGGACGCTCCCGGGTACGCCAAGTCCCCTGACCCGGAAGGCCCGTTGGACCTGGACGGGTTCGCGGACGCGGCAGCCGGTCTCATCCGGGAGCGTGGCGCGAGCGCCCATGTACTCGGTGTCTCGTGGGGCGGTGTGATCGCGCTGCGGCTCGCGGCCCGGCACCCCGAGCTCGTCGACTCGCTGATCGTCGCGGACTCCAGCGCCGGTTCCGGCACCGACCCCGCGAAGGCCGACGCCATGCGGCAGCGGGCCGCCGAGCTCGCGGAACTCGGGCCGCAGGCGTTCGCCGAGCGTCGCGGGCCACGGCTCGTCTCGCCGGACGCGCCTCCCCAGCTCGTCCGGCGGGTCGTCGACACCATGGCCGCCTCCGTGCGCCTGCCCGGATACGCGTACGCCGCCGAGTCCATGGCCGACGCCGATCTGCGCCCCGAGATCCCCGGCATCACCGCCCCCGCACTCGTCCTCTGCGGCGACCAGGACCGGGTCACCGGCGTCGAGGCCTCCCAAGCCATCGCCGGGGCCCTGCACAAGACCGCCTACGTGATCGTCAAGGACGCCGGTCACCTGGCCAACCAGGAGCGGCCCGAGGCCTTCAACGCCTGGGTCCTCTCCCATCTCCGCATCACCGCCCGCATCCCTGAGTAG
- a CDS encoding aspartate dehydrogenase domain-containing protein: MSGVRKVGIVGWGAIGRVVGTSLAEHRVTGAELTCLVDNRPLGESAPAPQVSFDEALDRCDLVVEAAGQGVVREWGERVLTSGTDLLVASTGALTDEELSKRLLAAGPGRVYFTGGAVGGLDLLQAVRTLGPLDEVRLTTTKLPSTLEQPWMSAELLARMRAATGPVVVMSGTARDVPVKFPKSTNVAASVALAVGDLDAVRVQVVADPGAHHTRHVVEASGAHGTYRFEVAHLPDPGNPATSQVVPYAVLRSLAALAGRTGQIL; this comes from the coding sequence ATGAGCGGCGTACGCAAGGTCGGCATCGTCGGCTGGGGCGCGATCGGGCGGGTCGTCGGCACCTCGCTCGCCGAACACCGCGTCACTGGCGCCGAGTTGACGTGCCTCGTCGACAACCGTCCGCTCGGCGAGAGCGCCCCCGCCCCGCAGGTCTCCTTCGACGAGGCCCTGGACCGCTGCGATCTCGTCGTCGAGGCAGCGGGCCAAGGAGTCGTACGGGAATGGGGCGAGCGTGTCCTCACCTCCGGGACCGATCTGCTGGTCGCCTCGACCGGCGCGCTCACCGACGAGGAGCTCTCCAAGCGGCTCCTGGCCGCCGGCCCCGGCCGGGTGTACTTCACCGGGGGCGCGGTCGGCGGGCTCGATCTGCTCCAGGCGGTGCGTACGCTCGGGCCGCTCGACGAGGTCAGGCTCACCACCACCAAGCTGCCCTCCACCCTCGAACAGCCTTGGATGAGCGCCGAGTTGCTGGCCCGGATGCGGGCGGCGACCGGACCGGTCGTGGTCATGTCCGGGACCGCGCGCGACGTCCCCGTGAAATTTCCCAAGTCGACGAACGTCGCCGCCTCGGTCGCCCTCGCCGTCGGCGACCTGGACGCTGTGCGGGTCCAGGTCGTCGCCGATCCCGGCGCCCATCACACGCGGCACGTCGTCGAGGCATCCGGAGCGCACGGCACGTACCGCTTCGAGGTCGCCCATCTGCCGGACCCGGGCAACCCGGCGACCAGCCAGGTCGTGCCGTACGCGGTCCTGCGCAGCCTGGCGGCGCTCGCGGGGCGGACGGGGCAGATCCTGTGA